The following are encoded in a window of Mustela nigripes isolate SB6536 chromosome 1, MUSNIG.SB6536, whole genome shotgun sequence genomic DNA:
- the LOC132009617 gene encoding olfactory receptor 5B3-like, with protein MENRTEVTQFILLGLTNDPKLQLPLFIMFTFIYLITLVGNLGITMLVLLDSHLHTPMYFFLSNLSLMDFGYSSTVTPKVMAGLLIEDKVISYNACAAQMFFFAAFATVENYLLASMAYDRYAAVCKPLHYTTTMTTGVCARLVIGCYVCGFLNASIHIRDTFSLSFCMNNVIHHFFCDVPAVMVLSCSDSYVSELVLVYVVSFNIFFALLVILISYIFIFITILKMHSSTRYQKAISTCASHLTAVFIFYGTVIFMYLQPSSNHSMDTDKMASVFYTMVIPMLNPVVYSMRNKEVKNAFIKTILESKLSLGL; from the coding sequence ATGGAGAACAGGACAGAAGTGACACAGTTCATTCTGCTGGGACTAACCAATGACCCAAAACTGCAGCTTCCCCTCTTCATAATGTTCACCTTCATCTACCTCATCACTCTGGTTGGGAATTTGGGGATCACCATGTTGGTTCTGTTGGACTCCCATCTCCACActcccatgtactttttcctcagTAATCTGTCTCTGATGGACTTTGGTTACTCTTCAACTGTCACTCCCAAGGTCATGGCTGGATTACTTATAGAAGATAAGGTCATCTCCTACAATGCATGTGCTGCTCAGATGTTCTTTTTTGCAGCTTTTGCCACTGTGGAAAATTATCTCTTAGCCTCAATGGCTTATGACCGTTATGCAGCAGTGTGCAAACCCCTCCATTACACCACCACCATGACAACAGGTGTGTGTGCTCGTTTGGTCATAGGCTGCTATGTCTGTGGTTTCCTGAATGCCTCTATCCACATTAGAGACACATTTAGTCTCTCTTTCTGTATGAACAATGTAATCCATCACTTTTTCTGTGATGTTCCAGCAGTCATGGTTCTTTCTTGTTCTGATAGCTATGTCAGTGAGCTGGTTCTTGTTTATGTTGTGAGTTTCAACATCTTTTTTGCTCTCCTGGTTATCTTGATTTCCTACATATTCATATTTATCACCATCCTGAAGATGCACTCATCTACAAGATATCAGAAGGCTATATCTACCTGTGCCTCCCACCTCACTGCTGTGTTCATCTTCTATGGGACAGTCATCTTCATGTACTTACAGCCCAGCTCCAACCATTCCATGGACACAGACAAAATGGCATCTGTGTTCTACACGATGGTCATCCCCATGCTAAACCCTGTGGTCTACAGCATGAGGAACAAGGAAGTCAAGAATGCATTCATTAAGACCATTTTAGAGTCAAAATTATCTCTAGGATTGTGA